ACAATATCCGGTTGCGACCGGCTGCGATAGCCGCCCCGCATCCGTGGAATAACGCAAAAACTGCATGGGTGATTGCAGCCTTCCGCGATTTTGAGATAGGTAAAATGCCGTGGGGTGAGCCGGAACCGCGGCGTGGCGTAATCCTGAATATAGGTGGGCCGCAGATGCACCTCCACCATGGGCACCACCGGCGCGGGCAGGACCGCGCGGGTCTTTCCGAATTTCCCCGTGCCGCGCACCGCGTCCCCCGCGTCATCCACTCCCGCTTTGCCTTCCGCGTTCCATTGCGCAAGCTGCTTCAAAACTTTGCCCTTGGCCGCCTTGCGCGGTTTGCCCGCCGCCAGTTTTTGTGCCCGGTGCGCGATGGCTTGCCGCACAATGTCCCCGATTTTCGGCACTTGATCCACGCCCATGAACACATCCACCTCGGGAAACAATTTGGGCAAATCCGCACGGAACCGCTGTGGCAGACAGCCGGCGACGATCAACCCTTGGGTGGGCTGATGCGTGTCCCGCAACGCCGCGCTTTCCAGGATGGCCTCCACGCTCTCTTCCTGGGCGGAATCAATAAACGAGCAGGTGTTCACGATGACCACGTCGGCGGAAGCCGGGTCGTTCGTGATTTCCACGCCGCTCTGCATCAACGCTCCCAGCATGGTCTCCGCGTCCACCAGGTTTTTAGCGCAACCCAGGGAAATCAGACCCACGCGAGGCGGTGTCGGCAATGATGTTTGCTTGCCCATGAGCCGGCAAGGCTACGCCAAAGCCAGTCCGGCAAGCAATAGCGGAAAATGAAGACATCAAGAGAGGTTGTCTTTTATACTGTTTTGAGGCAAATTATCCTCGGTCGCGGAACCTTATGGGCAAGACATTCAAATCATTGCAAGGGCAGTTGCTGCTGGATGGCGGGAGTCTGGCCGGCTCCTTCTTTAGCCGGACGGTGGTGCTTATCTGCCAGCACGACGCGGAAGGGGCTTTTGGCTTGGTGCTGAATCGTCCGGCGGATGCCACGGTAGGGGCGGCGTTGACGGTGAAGGTGCCGGAGACCCTGCGCGAACAGCCGCTGTTTGTCGGCGGTCCGGTGCAGCCTTCGGCACTCAGTTACCTGCACTCGGATGTTTTTTTGCCCGAAGCCAGTGTGTTGCCCAATTTAAATCTGGACCATTCCGTGGATACGCTGATGGAACTGGCGGAGTCGTTTTCACCCACCCGCAAAATCAAAGTGTTTGCCGGATACGCTGGCTGGAGCCCGGGCCAGTTGGACGATGAAATGAAGCGCAAAGCCTGGCTGACGCATCCGGCCTCGCTGGAGTTGGTTTTTTCAGCCAAGCCGGAAGATTTGTGGCGGCATATTCTCCGCCAGAAAGGATGGCAATACACCTTGCTGGCGGAGTCGCCCGAAGATTTGGCCAGGAATTAGCGCGGCGGCTACTTCGCGCAGCCGCAGCAGCACTGCGATGGTTCTGCGGAACGGTCCTTCGCGGGTTCGGCAAAGAAGCCGAAGTAATTCCGGGCGTTCCGGTAGCAAATATCCTGTACCAGCGAGCCGATCATCGCCTCATCATTCGGCACCAGCCCGCGATTCATATCGTTACCCAGGAGATTGCAGAGCAGGCGGCGGAAATATTCATGCCGGGTGTATGACAGGAAGGACCGGCTGTCCGTGAGCATGCCCACAAAGCGGCTGAGCAACCCGAGCTGCGAAAGCGATTCAATCTGGCGGGTCATGCCGTCCAGTTGATCCAGGAACCACCAGCCACTGCCGAATTGCAGCTTGCCGGCAATTTCGCCGTCCTGGAAGTTGCCGATCATGGTGGCGATGAGTTCGTTGTCGCGGGGATTCAGGTTGTAGAGAATCGTGCGCGCCAGCTTGCCGTGTTGATCCAGCCGGTCCAGGAACTTGGTGAGTGGGCGCCCCACTTCAAAGTCGCCGATGGAATCACACCCGATGTCCGCCCCGATCTTGCGGAACAGGCGGGTGTTGTTGTTGCGCAACGCGCCAAAATGGAATTGCTGGGTCCAGCCCTTTTCGGCATCCATCACGCCAAACTCGAACAGCATGGCGGACTTGAATTTGAGGATTTCCTGCGGTGCCAGCGGTTTGCGCGCGCGGATTTTTGCAAAGCTGGCCTTGATTTCTGCCTCGGTGTACTCCTCGGCGTAAAAAGTCTCCAGACCGTGATCCGACAACCGGCAGCCCACACTTTCAAAGAAATCCTGCCGCACCCGCAACGCCTGCATGAATGAGGCGTAGTCCTTGATGTTCACGTTGGCGGCGGCGGCGAGCTGATCCACGTAGGCGTTGAAATTCTCCACGGATTCAACTGCCATGGCCTTATCCGGACGCCAGGTGGGCAGCACTTTGATGCCAAACGACGGGTCATCCGCAATGGCCTTATGATGTTCGAGCGAATGCACCGGGTCATCCGTGGTGCAGACCACTTCGACCTTCATTTGTTTCATGATGCCCCGGCAGGAAAATTTCGGCTGGGCGAGCTTCTTGTTGCACTCGTCCCAGATGCCTTTGGCGGTATCCGCGTTTAACAGGCGGTTATGAATGCCAAAAGGCCGGTTGAGTTCAAGGTGCGTCCAATGGTAGAGCGGATTCCGCAGGGTTTGCGGCACCGTTTCCGCCCATTTCTGGAACTTTTCCCAATCCGAGGCGTCCCCGGTGCAGAAGCGCTCCGCGACCCCGTTGCTCCGCATGGCCCGCCATTTATAATGGTCGCCGTACAACCAGATTTCTGCGAGGTTTTTGAACTGATGATTCCGCGCCACCTGGTCCGGCGGCAGGTGACAATGATAATCAATGATTGGCAGGTCCGCCGCGTACTTATGGTACAGCGTGCGGGCCGTCTTCGTTTCCAAAAGGAAATCCTCATGGATAAATGGCTGTTTTTTCATAGCGCTGCAAGAGAATGCCAATAAACCCGGCCGTTTGGCAAAAGGAATATTTATGACATCGGCCATACCCTTTCAGCGACGCGTCTCATTCAGAACCAGCGCGTTTGTAATCTGGGCCAAAGCTTGATTAGCCTGATGCTTTGAAGGATAAAAAAGCGTGTTGGTTCTCTGGATCAACTCCATCAGGGCGGGGATTGCCGACGCCGACGCGGAGCCGAACGCCCCAAGTGACTTAGCCGCCTCGGCCACGAGATGCGAGTCCCGGCTTTTCAGGGCCTTGGTTAAAGCGGGCACAACGATTTCAGCATCTAGGGTCATCTTGCCTAAGGCTTGGGCCGCTACCCGCGGGATGTAAGGATCCTCGCTCTCCAACCATTCCAAAATCGCGGGCAAAGCCGCCCGAGCATCCGATCCATAGGCTGCAATGCTGTTCAGGACTCGATATTGCAGGTACAACCGCGGTTCGCTTGCGGGGAACTGCAACAGGAGGTCTTTCCGGCGCTCCAACGCGTTCGTCAGTGCCGGAATGACAACGCCAGGCTCAAGCCTGAGCATGCCAAGGGTTCGTGCGGCGATCCACCCAGCCCGGTTCGTGTATTCGTTCAGGCTCTGCAGCAAAAGCGGCAGCGCCGGCAGGGCGTTCGTTCCCATTTGCGAGAGAAGATAAAGAACGTCACAACGGAGATTTGCCGAGCCATTGGTGGCAAGGTCCAGTAGAATTGGCAGGGCAGCCGGACCAATGTTGGCCAAGGCGAAAGCGGCTCGCCGGTTTGGAAGCGCGTTATGCTCGAGCCCCCAGTACGGGTCATGATTTTCCCAAGGGTTATCCACCGGAAGATGGGCAACGGAAGCCAAGGCGGGAACTGCGGAATCCGCGTTGGTGCCGAGCACGCCAAACGCGGCTATCGCCCCGTAACACCGATGAACGGGGCCGTCTGTGAACCGCCGTCTGAGCACCGCGAGCGTTGAGTGAGAGGGGATCCAACGCGCGAACCAACCGGTCAGGTCATTGCAGATCTCCCGGACGGGTTCCCGTGGTTCAGTGGAAACCCAGCGCACCAGGA
The genomic region above belongs to Verrucomicrobiota bacterium and contains:
- a CDS encoding YqgE/AlgH family protein, giving the protein MGKTFKSLQGQLLLDGGSLAGSFFSRTVVLICQHDAEGAFGLVLNRPADATVGAALTVKVPETLREQPLFVGGPVQPSALSYLHSDVFLPEASVLPNLNLDHSVDTLMELAESFSPTRKIKVFAGYAGWSPGQLDDEMKRKAWLTHPASLELVFSAKPEDLWRHILRQKGWQYTLLAESPEDLARN
- the uxaC gene encoding glucuronate isomerase, with the protein product MKKQPFIHEDFLLETKTARTLYHKYAADLPIIDYHCHLPPDQVARNHQFKNLAEIWLYGDHYKWRAMRSNGVAERFCTGDASDWEKFQKWAETVPQTLRNPLYHWTHLELNRPFGIHNRLLNADTAKGIWDECNKKLAQPKFSCRGIMKQMKVEVVCTTDDPVHSLEHHKAIADDPSFGIKVLPTWRPDKAMAVESVENFNAYVDQLAAAANVNIKDYASFMQALRVRQDFFESVGCRLSDHGLETFYAEEYTEAEIKASFAKIRARKPLAPQEILKFKSAMLFEFGVMDAEKGWTQQFHFGALRNNNTRLFRKIGADIGCDSIGDFEVGRPLTKFLDRLDQHGKLARTILYNLNPRDNELIATMIGNFQDGEIAGKLQFGSGWWFLDQLDGMTRQIESLSQLGLLSRFVGMLTDSRSFLSYTRHEYFRRLLCNLLGNDMNRGLVPNDEAMIGSLVQDICYRNARNYFGFFAEPAKDRSAEPSQCCCGCAK
- a CDS encoding HEAT repeat domain-containing protein, giving the protein MHTKMKWWLVGVGLLALLAGHRLLFWEPSCNGHRLSEWVALYGGYTYTDDHWATAREAEDAIRQIGRPAIPFLVRWVSTEPREPVREICNDLTGWFARWIPSHSTLAVLRRRFTDGPVHRCYGAIAAFGVLGTNADSAVPALASVAHLPVDNPWENHDPYWGLEHNALPNRRAAFALANIGPAALPILLDLATNGSANLRCDVLYLLSQMGTNALPALPLLLQSLNEYTNRAGWIAARTLGMLRLEPGVVIPALTNALERRKDLLLQFPASEPRLYLQYRVLNSIAAYGSDARAALPAILEWLESEDPYIPRVAAQALGKMTLDAEIVVPALTKALKSRDSHLVAEAAKSLGAFGSASASAIPALMELIQRTNTLFYPSKHQANQALAQITNALVLNETRR